From one Chloroflexota bacterium genomic stretch:
- a CDS encoding polyprenyl synthetase family protein, whose translation MDLSGIYQSIQDDLSQVKEYLRSIIKVDFPWLSEQLDYVVGGGGKGIRPALTLLSGKFYQYNLKYLLPMAVSVELMHTATLIHDDAIDKSMTRRGRATIYKLWGEEPAILLGDYLFAKAGEFVSDTQCPRVIKLFSQTLATISSGELNQFFSTYNLKQTREQYFKKISRKTASLFSLATESGAVLSEAPEKSTKILREYGYYLGIAFQVVDDILDFIGTEEELGKPVGSDLTQGTLTLPAMLLMERYPEDNPIKRLFENRDDKDNIKQAIDLMRNSPIVDECYAMASEYSARACQNLNDLPENNSREALLALAEYVVARKE comes from the coding sequence TTGGACCTCAGCGGAATATACCAGTCCATACAGGATGACCTGTCCCAGGTGAAAGAATACCTCAGGTCAATTATCAAAGTTGATTTTCCCTGGCTTTCCGAGCAACTGGACTACGTGGTGGGTGGCGGCGGGAAAGGTATTCGGCCGGCCCTGACGCTGCTGTCAGGCAAGTTCTACCAGTATAATCTGAAATATCTGCTGCCCATGGCCGTGTCCGTGGAACTCATGCACACGGCCACCCTTATCCACGATGACGCCATTGACAAGTCGATGACGCGTCGCGGCAGGGCTACGATATATAAACTCTGGGGAGAAGAGCCGGCCATACTCCTCGGCGATTACCTCTTCGCCAAGGCAGGCGAATTTGTCTCCGATACCCAGTGCCCGCGCGTAATCAAGCTCTTCTCACAGACGCTGGCCACCATCTCCAGCGGTGAACTGAACCAGTTCTTCAGCACATATAATTTGAAACAGACCAGGGAACAGTACTTCAAGAAGATATCCCGTAAGACCGCCTCCCTCTTCTCCCTCGCCACCGAGTCAGGAGCCGTCCTGAGCGAGGCCCCGGAGAAATCAACCAAAATACTCCGGGAATATGGATATTACCTGGGTATTGCCTTTCAGGTCGTGGATGATATTCTGGATTTCATCGGCACCGAGGAAGAACTGGGTAAACCGGTTGGCTCGGATTTGACGCAGGGAACCCTTACCCTGCCGGCGATGCTGCTGATGGAACGTTACCCCGAAGACAACCCGATTAAACGGCTCTTTGAGAACCGAGACGACAAGGATAACATTAAGCAGGCAATAGATTTGATGCGGAACTCACCGATTGTGGACGAGTGCTACGCTATGGCTTCGGAATACAGCGCCCGGGCCTGCCAGAACCTCAATGACCTGCCGGAGAATAACAGCCGGGAGGCGTTGCTGGCACTGGCTGAATACGTTGTGGCCCGTAAAGAATAG